The following nucleotide sequence is from Nitrospira sp..
GCCGCGATGAACTCCTTGGCCACGAGATTCATCCCGTCATGCAGGCTGGTGACGAAGCACAGCTCCGCCGCGCGGTAGTATTCGTAGACGTCCGGAGGCTCATGGTGTTTGACCTTCAGCACGATGGGCTCATAGCCCTCGCGGCCGTACCGTTTGTTGATCCGTTCCGCCAGAGCGTAGACCTGATCATGAAAATGTTGATACTGGTCGATGATCGTGCGGCTCGGGGCGGCGATCTGGATGAATGAAAACTTCCCCACCCATTCCGGTTGCAGCTCGAAGAGGCGCTCAACCGCCAGGAATCGCTCCATGATGCCCTTGGTGTAATCCAAGCGATCCACGCCGATCCCCACCAAGCGATCCGGTCCCATCGCGTGCCGCTCGCGGATGTGCAAGCGGCAGTCAGGCACGGGCCGCTGATTCTCAAGCCAGCGCGACGGCCACTCGATGGAGATCGGGTAGGGATTCACCGCCGTGAGCCGGCCGCCGTATGAGACCGTGGATGTGTCGCGATCGATGCGCGCCTCCAGGATGCGATCGATGCAGGCCAGGAAATGGTTTCCGTGTTCGCGCGTATGGAACCCGACGATGCTGCTGCCGAGCAGTCCCTCCAAAATCTCCTGCCGCCAGGGACAGATGCCGTAACTTTCGGAGTTGGGCCAGGGAATGTGCCAGAACATGATGATGGTCGCATTGGGCAACTTCTCCCGCACCATCTTGGGAAGCAGCGCAAAGTGATAGTCCTGGACCAGCACGACCGGGTCGTCCGTCTTGGCCTCTTCCACGACAGCCTGTGCGAACCGCGCGTTCACCGCGACGTACTGCTCCCAGTCCGAGGTGCGGAACGTCGGCCGCACGTGGGCGTTGTGACAGAGGGGCCAGAGACCCTCATTGGAAAATCCGTAGTAGAAGCCTGATTCCTCATCGGGCGACAACCAGATGCGGCGGATGTCGTACGAAGGATGGTCCGGCGGCACCCGCACGTGGTCCCGGCTGTCCACCACCTCACGGTCGGCCGAGCCGTTGCCATGAGCAATCCACACGCCCGAACAGGCCCGCATGACCGGCTCAAGCGCCGACACCAGGCCGCTGGCCGGCAGTTGCACCTCGATCTTTTGCCCGCGCCGGTTGTGGATGTAGGGTTGCCGGTTCGAGACAATGAGGATCTCATCCCCTGAGAGGTGTTCGTGGAGAATCGTCTTGAGGCTGGCCGGACTCCAGGTGATTTGGCTTTCATCGCGCATGCGGCGGTCCGCTTCCAGCTCGCGGATCAACGCCTGCAGGTCCTGGGCGACCGGATGCAGTTCCGGCGACGGCGCATCATCCTGCTTCGTCGGCAGTCCCGTATTGGTCAACATCGCGCGGACCCCCGCGACCCACCCCCGCCAACTGAGGTGCGCCACCAGCACCGTCACCCCGGAAATCACCGTCGCGAGTCCGGCAAAGAGGTAAAAGACGTACCACTTCGTATCGGTGCTGCGCTGGTGCACGAAACTCATGTCATGGACGAGCATCAGCCGACCATGCACCTTGCCGCCCGATTGAATGTTCGCGACCACGACATGCAGCGGTCCTTGCGCGAAGGTCACCACCTCCGACGAGCCGGGCGCCAAGTGAGCCAAGCTTTCACAGGACAATTGATCGGGGTAGGTGAGCGTCTGGTACAGCAGGCGTTGTTGCGTGTCGCAGAACCCCAGCGCGTAGAGTCGTTCGTCCTGAATGACCTTGTGGAAGTAGGCGAAGATCTTCGTCCGCGAGCGCGACGAGACCAGATCCGCCAGCGGCACCTCCATGGTGCTGGCCAGCAATTTCGAGCGACTTTCAAGGTCCCGCGTAAACCATTTCAGCGTGAGCGAATCGACGAGCGGCACGACGGCGTAGGCCACGAGACCGAGCACCACCAAGAGCGGCAGGATGAAGCGGAGAGACAGACGCATGTTAGTTTCGGCAGTTTACTTCGCCCTGAAAATCTTTTATGGTCTGAGCCATGTACCCGTACGGACTCATCGGCAACTGCCACGTTTCGGCCCACATCCACGAAAGCGGCTCGGTCGACTGGCTGTGCCTGCCCAGGCCCGACAGTGACCCCGTCTTCGGTCGGATGCTGGACCCGGAGGGGGGCCATTTCTCCATATCAAGCCCTACGTCCTCCAACCAAGTCAAGACGACGCAGCGCTACCTTCCCAATACAAATATTCTGGTGACGGAGGTGTCTACGTCCAAAGGGGACACCTTCAAGATCACGGACTTTTGTCCGCGTTTCGAACAGTACGGTCGGATCTATCGGCCCGCCGCCCTCTTTCGCATCGTGGAGCCCCTGGCCGGCACCCCGTCGATCCGCGTGAGCTGCCGTCCCGTCACCGGATGGGAGAAGGACTACGCCCGCGGCATGCGCGGCAACAGCCATGTGCGGTACGACATCCGGGGAGAGTACCTCCGGCTGCTGACCAACATGCCCTTGACCTACCTATACGAAGAACGCCCCTTCGCCCTCACCGAGAAGACCTACTTCGCCCTCACCTGGGGCCTGGGCATCGAGGATGATCTAGCCAAGGTCAGCCAAGAGTTTCTCGACCAGACGACGCGCTATTGGCGCATGTGGGTGAAACATTGTTCGATTCCCGTCCTGTACCAGGAAGAAGTCATCCGCTCCGCCCTCGCCCTCAAACTCCATTGCTACGAAGACACCGGCGCCATCCTGGCAGCCTTGACTACCAGTCTCCCGGAGGAGCCGGGTGGTCCCCGCAATTGGGACTATCGCTACTGCTGGCTGCGCGACGCCTATTTTTCCCTCACGGCCTTTCAAAACCTCGGCCACTTCGAGGAGATGGAAGGCTTTCTGAAGTTCTTGCTCAATATCGCCTATACTCACGAACATTCCCGTGAGCGCCTCGCCCCCGTCTATACCTTGAGCCAAGACCTGCCGCTGCCCGAGACGGAACATGCGAACTGGGCGGGCTTCCAGGGAAGCGCCCCGGTGCGCAGCCAGAACCAAGCCGCCGAACATATCCAAAACGACGTGTACGGCGAACTCGTCCTCGCTTTGGCTCCGATCTTCTGCGACAACCGCTTTTACGATCTCCGCACCAGAGACCAGGAGCAGCTCGTCGCGAACCTCGCTCGGCTCTGCGAGCGCACCATCGCGCAGCCGGACGCGGGCTTGTGGGAAATTCGCAACGGGTGGCAGGAACATTCCTTCTCCAACCTGATGTGTTGGGCCGGGCTCGACCGCGCCCACCGCATGCAGCAGGCGGGATTCCTGCCGTCGGTCACGTTCGACATCGGCACGGCCCGCGCGCGGGCGGCGCAAGCCCTGCTCAATGCCGCCAAAAACGGGGCACTGCGGAACGGGCCCAACGACGACACCTACGATGCCTCCTTGGCCCAGGCCCCCATCCTGGGGTTCCCCAATCGGGAGGTCTGCGAAGCGACGATGAAGCACATCGCCCAGGAACTGGCCGTTCAAACGAACGGCAAGGACACGGGCTTCTACTTCCGCTACCTACGGACCGATGATTTCGGGCGACCGCAGTCCAGCTTCGTCATCTGTTCATTTTGGGTGGTGCAGGCCTTGGCGAGACTGGGGCGCATGGAAGAAGCTCAGCGGATCATGGCGCAAGTCCTCACCGGCGCCAACTACCTCGGGCTCTTCTCCGAACACTTCGTGCCCGAGACCCGCATGCAACTCGGCAACTTTCCTCAGGCCTATTCCCACGTCGGCCTCATCAACGCCGCCTTCGCCGTCAGCCCATCCTGGGCCACAGTGCTGTAACCGGCATACCTGCCCGCAAGCCACTCCCACGAGCCGAACAGGATTCATCTCAACGAGGGGAACCGATCAGGAGAACGAGAGACCCCGTCACCCCGGAACCACGTCGGCTCCAGGATGACGAGCAAGGAACGAGAGGACGTTGGATGGTTGTACCGGCTACTGCGGCGGGGCCACCACCCGGATGGTGCCCGGCTCGATCTTCATCCCGCCTGGGTCAGCCGACCGCATGCGCGCGTTATAGCTGATGACGATGGGCTTGCTGAAACACAAGCTCACGCTTTTGCTCGGGTCCAATTCCGTCAACTCGCGCGCGGTCCCGAACATGTTCGAAAAGCCGCGATCGCAGGACAGCATCTCCGCGTTCAGGCCCGGAATGTCGATCAGCACCGGCAACGTCCGGTGGTTCACCCAACGGATTTCATCACCCACGCGCACGGTCAAGTCCGCAGGCACTAAATTCGCCTCGAACTTGATCTCATGGATGGCCGCCGTTCTCGATGTCTGCGGCAACCCCGCGCACCCGGCTAACAACGCCACGGCGGCCGACGCCCACAACAATTTCTTCATCCTTGCCCTCCTTCCGCAAAATGGTGGTCGCCCGTGATCAGGGCGCAGGGCCTGCGCAATTACCGGGCCCGATCACAGGCTCATTCTGAGCCCACTCTCTATATACCAGGTACAGGGGGCCCGCCGCCATGCCGCATGGACCTATCCAACCCTGGTCACCCGATTGGCATCGGTGTGGTGGAACAGCTCGGCCCGGCCCTTCATCTTCAGTTGCGTATCTTCCCGATAGCTGAAGCTGTCGGGCCCGTGCATCGTGATCGTGAGGGTGTACCGCACGGTCTTGAATTCCTCATCGAGAAACTTGTTGGAGCAGATGCCGTACGTGTCCGACCCGACTTCCGCCGACAGGTCGAACGACACCGCGTCGGGCTCGGCCGTCCCGCCCGCCAAGACCGTCACGCCGCGCGGCACGATAAAGCAGCGCAGCACCTGCTTCGCCGCCGCGTCCCAGAGCCAGTACCCCGTTTCCTCGTGGAAGGGCGATTCTTCCCCCAGGCGCCAGGCGATGGTGGAATAGCGCAGGCCGTACAGGCGTTGCTCATGATTGATAACGGGGCCGAAGGGGATGAACGTCAGCCGTTCGCGGTAAGCATTGTGTTCGGTGCCCCGGTCGTCGGACGGAGCCACATCCTCACCCTTGTCTCCCTCCCACACCCCGGCCAAAGCGGCCAACGGACCCAGATGCGCAAGCAACTCGTCACCCATAATCACCTTTCCTCCTGGTTAGGACACGATGCGCGCGGTCGAACGACCGGGCCCAGCCGGCTGCTCTTGTACCAGAAGGGAACGGCGAGACTCAAATTGGTCACAGCCCCACGCTGTAGCAGGCCGCCGCGCGAATGACCTTGCCGCTGCCGTTGAAGAAAAAGGTCTCCGCCACCGGCCCACGATGACCGCGGTAATGCAACGTCAGGCAGTCGGCACCGGTGAGCACATCCAGGAGTTCGAAGCGAAGGTCCGGGAGCTTTTGAAGAGCCGCAGCCCAATAGGCGCGGATGGCCAGCTTGCCCGTGAGACGGCCGGAGGGTTCGTTCGCGATGTTGATGATGAGGGGTGACCGGAACTCGCAGTCATCGGCGTAATGGGCCAGTACGCGATCGATGTTGTGAGCGTTCCAGGCGTTCACCACTCCTGCCCGAAACGACGGGCGAACGCTTCTGTAATCTGCGGCATGGATGGTCTCCTTGGTCAAATGGGGCTCCTTCCGTTACTCCTGCGTCACCAGCACGTCGGCCGCCAGCAGCGCGCGCAGTCGGTCGAGTGCCTGCGCGACAACCCGGCCCTGCGTCTCAATGTTCGTAATGATCTCGGCCGGGGTGCGCTGATCCATCGTAGTGACGGCATGTGGATTGACCGCCTTGAGATCGAACAGGGCGGCATCGATGGCGGCAGCTTGTAACTCCAGGTCGCGGGCTGATTTATCCTTCTCGCGGATCTGGGCGTCAAGCGCCTCACATACTTTCTTGGCGGCCTTCTCCTTCTTAAGGCCCTTCAACTGTTCTTTCAGGTCAACCACCTCAGCCCTAAGCTTGGCCGCTTGGTCCAGCAAGGGCTGCATCTCCTCGCGCGCCTTGGCGCGGCGAGCCGAGAAGTCCACCGTCCAGGAGTAGCGGCTGTTGGCTTCGGCGGTGCTGCGCCGGGCCAATAGCCGGGCGTAGCTCGGAAAAGGCTTGCCTGCGTTCGCTTCATCAGTCTGCCAATCAGCCACCAGCGCGGGTATCCGCCTCATTCATGCTCATGCGGCCCCTCCCGGAACCTCGACCGTTGGCTTTTCTGATGCGTCTATCGACCATGCTCCAACGACTGCGGCCGATAGAACGCTTTGATTCATGAGGCCTGTACCGGCATATCGCCCAGCCACTATCACCCAGTTCTCGTCGATAAGGCGCTTGTTGTCCGATAACCTGCTCATGACACCGCCCAGTAACGCCGCCAACGTTTGTCACCATCGTAGCGGACCGCGCCTCGATCAATCAGCTGATCCAACGCGCGCTTGATCTGTTTAGGGTGGATCTCGGCGCCCACGCGCCGATGGATCTCGCTGACGGCGGATCGCGGGTACCGCTGCAGGTCTTCGAGCACTAGCGCGGCCAATCGGTGGGGCTCGATGCGCTTGAGCGTGGTCGACCCGACGAATTCCAGGCCTCGCAGCAAGCCCGGATCGACGAAGTAGCGTGTGGCCTGGGTGCGCCCCGGGCTTTGCACGAGTTGCCAATCCAGCAGGCGTTTGAGCCAGGGTTGCAGCACTTCGACCGAAGGCAGCTCCAACTTGCTAGCCAACTCGCGGGCAGTAAGCGCATCGTGCTGGGCCAACAATACAGCCTCCCCAGGTCCGGTTCATTTTCTTAGGCCTGACTCGAATCGGCGCCAGTCTACCAGAGCGAGGGCTCCGCAACTAGGGTCAGGAGAGGCGAGTTTCCGGAGGCTATCGACGGAAGGAGAATGCGTGGCCGTACGTGGACTCTGGCGGGGAGTGCCGGGCGAAGAAATGGCCAAGGAGTACATCCGGACCCGAGAAATTTGATGGAGCGTGATTGACCGTGAGACCACTGTCCCCCAAAGTTATGAGCATCTTGGGCGGGTGTTCCGTATCAAGCGCCGAGCAAACGGCGAGCCAGCAGGGACTGCATGTCCCGACGCCCATCGATGATGAGGTAGATGACGACTTGCCTGCCGATGACGCGGTAGATCACGCGGTAGGGCTTGAGCGCAGTCTGGCGGTACTCCTTGATGCCCAGTGCCATAAGTTCTTTTGGGTAGCTGCCACGTTCGGGGAACTGAGCCAGCCCCTCCACGACCACCATCAACCGGTCAAGCACGTCGTTGGCGTTGGCCACGCAGTCGAATTCAGCGATGTAATCGCAGATGGACTCCAGGTCCTGCTCCGCGCCCTGGGTGAGCAGAACCTCGTAGCGCTTCGGTCTGCTGACCATCAGGCCGTGGTCCGCTTTGCGCGCAGACGCGCCACCACGCCGGCCATAGGCTTGACCCGGCCTGCCTCCACGTCCTGGCTGCCAAGGGCCAAAATCTTGAGCAGCGCCAACGTCTCCTGGGTTTCCTCAAAAGACGTGACATCCTGCAGCACGGCCTTGGCTTCGCCGTTTTGGGTGATGACCAGGGGTTCGCGCTGCTCGGCCAGATGCGTCAGCACTTCTGCAGCGTTGGCCTTGAGGTAGCTGATCGGTTTGACCTGCGAAGAATAGCGCATGGCGTTGTTCCTGTGACCCAATATGGACTAAATATAGTCTTTATCCAGTCTGATCGCAACAGCGCTCGATCCATGCTCGATGCGGGCACGATCATCCTCGGTTTCGTAAAGCGGACATTCACCGGACTGCGGCTTTTGGAGTTCAGTCCTATCAAAGCCATCTCTTGATGGTTGGCAGGCAAGTTCGGGGTTCGTCTAATCTGCAGGGGATTGGGGCTTGAAACACGCACCCAGGCTGCCGCAGGACGGCAGCAACAGCCTCTTGTCGCGCAAACAAAACGGCAGTACCCACAGACGCAGTGCGGCAGATTTTGGGAACTCGAATACGGGCAACGCCTGGGCGAAGGCATCCGTTTTGGGATAGATCAGCACCACGTCACCTTGGCCATCGAGATAGTTCTGGCCGTAGGCATACAGCTGATAGAAGTCGCCCTGATCCAGCTCGTACTTGCCTGAACGGTTGGCATTGAGGCTGTCGATCAATTTCCACTTGGTGTCCAACACCAGACGGTTGTCGCCCGAATCCTGAACGAGTACATCGGGTTTGAGCAAGAACCAGTTCTGGCCTTGATGTCTGACCAGCGAGAACTGTCGTGCCTGCGCGCGCAGCGTGCAACCTGACCGTAGTTGCCGGGCCAGATGCTTGGCGACGAAGGCCTCGAACACGGTCTCCATTGGGAACAGCAGAGACGGTGCACGATGATCGCCGCTGCCGGTAAGCGGGGATTCACCCTGCAGAATCAAACGGGTCCAGGCCAGCGCCGCGTCGTAATGCGCCATGCCGCGATCGAGGCGCACCCGTCCGAAATCTGTGTCTGGCCCATCCGATGTAGGAATATCGGCGAACACGAAACACAGCTCCCGTGCCAATTGCTGGTTGGCCTGCGAGGCCGTCCACGCTAGTGCGCACCGCAGCGCCGCGTGCAGCAAGCGGTTTTCTGGTCGGTTGGGAGAAAATTCGTCGAATTCGGTAATGAAGCGGTCACGCCGACACAGGTTTTGCCGCAGGTGTGCGGCCATCTGCAGCTTGCCGCGCAGAGCAAACAGGTTGTCTTGCTGTTCACGGTAATCGCTGCGTAGGCCACGCTTGACGACGTGCTCAACGGCGCACAGAAACTCACTGATGAACACCTCCAGCAAGGGCATCCGTCGGGCCAGCAGCTTGGCGCTGTCAGTCTGGATGTGGCGGAAGCCACCCAGGCAGCTCAGCATCTCGACCAGCAGTTCTCTCGCCTCACTATAGCCACCCCCGATAGCCTTTCCGACCTTGGGCAAGACCTCGATCTGATAGCCATCCGGGGCGCGGATCACGCCGACGAAGCTGGTGACTTGCACGACGCGACAACCACGGCGCTGGGCAAGGCGCAGCCACACAGCGTCACCTTTCTCAGCTGCCCGCAAGCACCGGTCCTCAAGCCACTGATACACCCTGTTCGGGATGAGATGTGCACCGTCGGCGCCCTTGATGCCCACACTGTTCCCCGTTAGCGTGTCGAACTCGTAGACCATGATGTTGTTCATCATAGATCAACCGTTCAGGCCATCAGGGATTGATAGATACCAATGTAAGCAGCGGGACTGGAGAAGGCAGCAGGCTGCACCGAATAGCGTCGCTTGGCGGCGTAGCCGTTCAGGTCGTGGCTGCTGCCGAACAGACGAGTCAGGTCGTCCTCGTGATTGTCGCTCTCCCGTACGAACTGCGCCGCATCAGGCTTCTGGTTGTCGCCCAGCACCAGCCGAATCTTGCGCCAGTCCTCGAAGAAGTATTCCTCCAGCAGCGGCAGGATGCGCTTGCGGAAGATCTCCGCCAATTTCTCGAAACGCGCCGGGCCGTCTGCCACGTCGCCCAGTGGGGTGAAATAGGCGTGACCAATGCAATGGTCGCGGTCGTACAGCGTCTCGATGCGCTCGTTGATCCGTCCCAGCATCCGGCGAATGTCGATAAGGTCTACCTCCGTGGTCACCACCAGCCCGGCCAGCGGCGCACTGTGCGGCTCGCCGGGTAGCTTTTCGGCACAGGTGTCGGGCAGCAGCGGCACGAAGTCGAAGCGGCGGCGCAAGGCCATATCCAGCAAGGCCAGCGAGCGATCTGCCGTGTTCATCGTGCCAATGATGTCCACGTTGGCTGGCACCGAAAACTTCTCGCCCGAATACGCCAGCGTCAATTCCAACGGCGGCATGTTGCCATCGAGCGGGTCACGTTTGTCGGGCTCGATCAGGGTGATCAGCTCGCCAAAGATCTTGCTGATGTTGCCCCGGTTGATCTCGTCGATGACCATGGCAAAACGTTGTTCGGGCGACTAGCGTGCCTTGCGGCACAGCTCCTTGAAGGCGCCGGGACGGATTTGGTAGGCCACTTCGCCGGCCTCCTCATCACCCTGCAGCACTGGGCGCAGGCCCTCGACAAACTCTTCATAGCCATATGATTGATGGAAGGTGACAAAGCTGTAACGCTGCTGCTCGTAGTCCCGTTTGAGCAGCTGCATCAGTCTATAGGTTTTACCGGTTCCCGGCGGACCGTAGTAGATGCGGTTGACGCAGGTGGCAACGGGCTGATTAGCCCCAGTCTGGGCCGAAGCGGTTGCAGACAGTGGCTTGCTGGCACTATCTGCACGAGCCTCCTCGATGGGCTCGCCAGACAATGCAGCCAGCTCCGCCAGGTCGGCGTCGAAGAAGGGCTTGAGCAAGGTGGATTCAAATTCCGGCAGGTCGTGCGGGGGTACTTGTTTGAATGTGGAGCGGTAGTTGGGCGTCCATCCCTTCTGGCCGCCTTGATAACCTCCCTGCTTGATGGCCCGCTTCAGTACTCGATAGCGGCGCTGCAGCCAGCCGTCACCCTTGTCGCTGGGGTCGGATGCGGAGATGAACTGGCCAACCAGCAGTAGGCTTTCGTTACCATGGCACAGGTAAAACAGATCGCCTACAGAAGCTTCCTGAAAATCTTTTCCCTGGCCCTTTGCCGTTTCGCCGTGCATCACACCCAATTCGGCTTGCAGGTAATGCTGTCGTTCGTCCGCAGAAAAATCGTTCAGCCCGTGCGAGAGCTTCCAGATTGGCAGATTTTTCTTGCTCCACGCATCCCATACCTGCCGCCCAAATTCCAGGATGCCCAATTCGGTAGGCCGTTTTGCCAGCGTCGCCTCTTGCAGCACTGCCATGCTCTGGTTCGCGGTGCCGCCCACATAGACGGCGAGCGGCGCGCGCTTGAAGATGTCCACGATCACCGGAGCCTGCCGATTCTGGTAATGGAAGGCGATCTTCCATTTGAAGGCCTCACCCAGATGCTTGAAAGACTCGATGCCTTCCAGATCGCCTTTCTCGGCCAAGTCCGCCACCTGGGCCACGTAGTTGCGCACCTTCTCGAAGGCTTCCGTGGAGGTCGCGCCCAGGGACGAATACCAACCGTGGGTGTCGGAGTAGCTGAGCTTGGCATCCGATACCTTGCCTTCGGTGTCCTTGCGTGAGAAGACGCCGAATTTGAACGAGGACCCACCCCAAATGCTGCCCAATTTGTCGAGCCGTGATTCGATCCAGTGGGTAAAGCTGTCCTTTGAACCCACTTGGGTGTATTCGTCCAACGTCATCGTGGCCAACCGCGCGTGTGGCCAGACGGTCAGGAATTCATCCCACAGGGCGTACATTTGCTGGAAATCGCTCATGGTGTGATCTCCCTAGCAGCAGTGAACATTATCTCGGCAAACCGGAGCACTGCCTTTGACGCAAACGGGCGCCAGTCTATCAAAGGGAGACTTCAGCAGCCAGCCCGAAAGAGGCGAGGGGAGCCTCTCCACTGGACCTTGTGATCATCGGCACGTCGATACGTCTTGAACCAGCACGGATCGCATTCCCGATGCCCGGCTGCCAACCGCAATTGCCAGCGCGACAAGGATCAGCAGTCCCGCAATGGCGAACGTGGCTCGCATCCCCGTCGCGACGGCTTCGGGAGGGGCCGTGGTGATATCGGGCACCCCCGACGCGAAAGTGAACAGGGCACCCATGACGGATGCGCCGGTGATGAGCCCGAGGTTACGCGAGAGGTTGAGCAGGCCGGAGATCACGCCCCGCTGGTCGGGATGAATGTCCATCATCACCGCCGTGTTGTTGGCCGTCTGGAACAGCGCATAGCCGACCGTGATGACGACGATGGGGGCGATGTAGCCGACAATCCCCCATGCCGTCGGCAGCATGGAGAGCATGAAGCAACCGGCCGCGAGACTGATCAGCCCCACGACGGTCATGCGATGAGTGCCGAAATCGTCTGCCAGCCGCCCAGCCGGTACCCCAGCCAGCGCGGCGAAGAGGGGACCGATCGACAACACCAGCCCCAAACGAACCGCGCTCAGCCCGAGCGTTTGCGAGAGATAGAAGGGCCCGACCACGAGGGTCGCCATCATCACGGTCGAGACGAGCAGGCTCATGGAGAGACTTGCGCTCAATAACACATTGCGGAACAGCGTCAACCGGATCAACGGTGAACCGGCCCGTCCCTCGGCGACGATGAAGAGGCCGATGCCGAGCAGGGCCGTCACCAGCAGCCCCATGTTGCGTGTTCCAAAGTTGCCGCGCCCAACCGTCATCGCTAGGGCATAGGCCGCGAGCGTCACCGCCAGCAGGAGGGTACCCACATAGTCGAACCCAGGCTGTTCCGGCTTCTGCCGATGCTCATCGACCGGGAGGTAGCGATGGATGAGCACCAGAATGGTGAGGCCCAGCGGCACATTGATGAGAAAAATAGCCCGCCAGCCAAGTGCTGAAATCAGCAGGCCACCGAGGGAAGGGCCCAGTGCGGTACCGGCTGCGGACATCGTGCCAAGCAGCCCCATCGCACTGCCGACCCTGGCTTTGGGCACCGTGTCACCGACAAAGGCCATAGTCAGGGCCATCATAATGGCGGCCCCGAGCCCCTGCGCTGCTCGGGCGACGATGAGCAGCCACAACGTGGGTGCGCTTCCGCAGAGCGCGGAAGCCACGGTGAACAAGGCGACGCCCACCATCAGCAGTCGCCGACGCCCCATGATGTCGCCGAGCCGTCCGACGCTGACGATCATGGTCGTAATGGCGACGAGATAGGCGAGCACGACCCATTGCACCTGCTGAAAGGAGGCGCCGAACGCCTGCGCCAAGGTCGGCAAGCTCACGTTCGCAATGCTCGTCCCAATCGAGGACAGCAACACGGACAAGGACAGGCTGGCGAGAATCCATCGAACCGAAGCCGTTTGCGCTCTGTCCACCACTAGCGTCCTCCTTTTCTCAGCACATACATGCGTTCTGTGGCCGGGCAGCGTCCTTTGAGGCCACCGGGGACATCGAGGCTGGCCAGGACCGTGATGTCATATTGCCGACCATAGTGCTGTCGGATCTCCTCTTCGCCGACCGAGAAGGGCGGGCCCTCCATCATCCGCTGGTCATACTCAAAGGAGATGAGCAGTTGCGGCGCATGCGCGGTGAGCGTCGCGAGATGAGCCGCGTATCGACCGCGCATCGGTGGCGGGAGGGCGACTAACGCCGCTCGATCGTAGATCGCGTCCACCGGACCCAGCTGCCCAAGCGTCACCTCAAAGATGTCGCCCACGAAAATGTCGAGCTGCGGGGCACGGTAATGATCGAGTCTGCCGACTCTGGTGATCACCGGTATCAGGCCGAGTTCCGCGAACAATTGCTCGATGGCGATGGCACTCAATTCCGCCCCGGCCACCCGATAGCCGCGAGACAGCAACCACCCGATATCGAGCGTCTTGCCGCACAACGGCAGGAACATACGGCAGCCCTTCGCCAGCGACAGTGCATCGACATATTTCACGAGCAGCGGATTGGCTTCACTCTTGTGAAAACCGATTTCATTGCTTGCCCACCGA
It contains:
- a CDS encoding MFS transporter, translated to MPGHRTHVCAEKRRTLVVDRAQTASVRWILASLSLSVLLSSIGTSIANVSLPTLAQAFGASFQQVQWVVLAYLVAITTMIVSVGRLGDIMGRRRLLMVGVALFTVASALCGSAPTLWLLIVARAAQGLGAAIMMALTMAFVGDTVPKARVGSAMGLLGTMSAAGTALGPSLGGLLISALGWRAIFLINVPLGLTILVLIHRYLPVDEHRQKPEQPGFDYVGTLLLAVTLAAYALAMTVGRGNFGTRNMGLLVTALLGIGLFIVAEGRAGSPLIRLTLFRNVLLSASLSMSLLVSTVMMATLVVGPFYLSQTLGLSAVRLGLVLSIGPLFAALAGVPAGRLADDFGTHRMTVVGLISLAAGCFMLSMLPTAWGIVGYIAPIVVITVGYALFQTANNTAVMMDIHPDQRGVISGLLNLSRNLGLITGASVMGALFTFASGVPDITTAPPEAVATGMRATFAIAGLLILVALAIAVGSRASGMRSVLVQDVSTCR
- the tmpT gene encoding thiopurine S-methyltransferase; translation: MEPQFWHDRWASNEIGFHKSEANPLLVKYVDALSLAKGCRMFLPLCGKTLDIGWLLSRGYRVAGAELSAIAIEQLFAELGLIPVITRVGRLDHYRAPQLDIFVGDIFEVTLGQLGPVDAIYDRAALVALPPPMRGRYAAHLATLTAHAPQLLISFEYDQRMMEGPPFSVGEEEIRQHYGRQYDITVLASLDVPGGLKGRCPATERMYVLRKGGR